One genomic window of endosymbiont of Galathealinum brachiosum includes the following:
- a CDS encoding heterodisulfide reductase subunit A: MTDVVATNETILVVGGGVSGMTTALEAAEAGKQVILVEKRAYVGGRITQLYKYFPKLCFPTCGLEINQRRTKMNPNITILTMSEVETLTGEEGNYTATVKISPRYVNDKCTSCGACGEAVESEFDDEYNYGLSKHKGAYLPHRMALPERYVIDPAMIGTDDAEKAKAACPVDAIDLDMAEETVELKVGAVVYATGWRPFDANKIQPYGYDRYKNVITSVEFERMNDPTGPTGGKILRPSDGAEVKDIAFIQCAGSRDRNYLKHCSRICCMASLKQTTYATAAEAKSTIYYIDIRAIDRFEDFYKNVQADENVTFIKSKVANITLGENDNPTLQGVDTEGYNRYATEHELVVLAVGMEPSIDTSTLPGDVSVNEHGYIENDGTNGGIFAAGCASDALDVNRAVQSATACALKAIQVVNRVAGSEG, encoded by the coding sequence ATGACGGATGTAGTCGCAACTAATGAGACTATCCTGGTAGTAGGTGGCGGTGTAAGTGGTATGACCACTGCACTGGAAGCTGCTGAAGCTGGCAAGCAAGTAATACTTGTGGAAAAGCGTGCTTATGTGGGTGGTCGTATCACTCAACTTTATAAGTATTTCCCAAAACTTTGCTTCCCAACTTGTGGCCTGGAAATTAACCAGCGCCGTACCAAGATGAACCCTAACATCACTATCTTAACTATGTCAGAAGTTGAAACATTGACAGGTGAAGAAGGTAACTACACGGCGACTGTGAAAATCAGCCCTCGCTATGTTAACGATAAGTGCACATCATGTGGCGCTTGTGGTGAAGCAGTAGAATCTGAATTTGATGATGAATATAACTATGGTTTAAGCAAGCACAAAGGTGCTTACCTGCCACATCGCATGGCATTGCCAGAGCGTTATGTTATTGATCCTGCGATGATCGGAACTGATGATGCTGAAAAAGCAAAAGCAGCTTGCCCGGTTGATGCTATTGATTTAGATATGGCTGAAGAAACGGTTGAGCTTAAAGTTGGTGCGGTTGTATACGCAACGGGTTGGCGTCCATTTGATGCGAACAAGATCCAGCCTTATGGTTATGATCGTTATAAGAACGTAATTACTTCTGTTGAATTTGAACGTATGAATGATCCAACCGGCCCTACCGGTGGAAAAATCTTACGTCCATCTGATGGCGCTGAAGTTAAAGATATTGCTTTTATCCAGTGTGCCGGTTCACGTGACCGTAACTACCTGAAGCATTGTTCGCGTATTTGCTGCATGGCAAGTTTGAAGCAAACAACCTATGCAACAGCGGCTGAAGCTAAATCAACTATCTACTACATTGATATTCGTGCGATTGACCGTTTTGAAGATTTCTATAAAAACGTTCAGGCTGATGAAAATGTAACATTCATTAAATCTAAAGTAGCTAATATTACTTTAGGCGAGAATGACAACCCAACTCTGCAAGGTGTTGATACTGAAGGTTATAACCGTTATGCAACAGAGCATGAACTGGTTGTACTTGCTGTAGGTATGGAGCCAAGCATTGATACTTCTACATTACCAGGTGATGTAAGTGTTAATGAGCATGGTTATATAGAAAACGATGGCACCAACGGCGGAATCTTCGCTGCGGGTTGTGCTTCTGATGCGCTAGACGTGAACCGTGCGGTTCAAAGTGCAACAGCTTGTGCGTTAAAAGCTATTCAGGTTGTTAACCGCGTTGCAGGATCGGAGGGCTAA
- a CDS encoding peroxiredoxin codes for MLQTNSSAPNLTSTNQNNEPVSLSDFNNKKNIVLYFYPKDDTPGCTIEANQFTELADEFNKADTIIFGVSKDDCNSHQAFINKFNLKIDLLADTSGELCEAYGVWQEKEKNGIKKMGIVRSTFIINKEGNLIDVEYGVSAEGHAANVLEKIKNI; via the coding sequence ATGCTACAAACCAACTCAAGTGCCCCCAACCTTACAAGCACTAACCAGAATAACGAACCCGTAAGTCTGTCTGACTTTAATAATAAAAAAAATATCGTGCTTTATTTTTACCCTAAAGACGATACACCGGGCTGCACGATTGAAGCTAATCAGTTTACTGAATTAGCCGATGAATTTAATAAAGCAGACACAATTATCTTTGGTGTTAGCAAAGATGACTGCAACAGCCACCAGGCTTTCATTAATAAATTTAATTTAAAAATAGACTTATTAGCTGATACTTCAGGTGAGTTATGTGAAGCATATGGTGTGTGGCAGGAAAAAGAAAAGAATGGTATTAAAAAAATGGGAATTGTCCGCTCAACATTTATTATCAATAAAGAAGGCAATTTAATCGATGTAGAATATGGTGTTTCAGCTGAGGGACATGCTGCAAACGTATTAGAAAAAATCAAAAATATTTAA